Proteins encoded within one genomic window of Novosphingobium sp. EMRT-2:
- a CDS encoding aspartate/glutamate racemase family protein, translating to MTHRIKMIVPVPVPQQALAAFAGQIPAGLVRPDIAIEFACAARGGATLDSLYEGTIADAFCLEAGCRAEEEGFSAVCINSMSDSGVAALRSRLTIPVVGTAQATYHLACQLGKKFAILSMWDNWRWLYDKVLTEQGLHHRLAAIRSIGVRPDTAELLAGKEDSVFPLLMDAARRAIEEDGADVLVLGSTTMHQSHAYLAAHLPVPVLNPGLVAFKACETLIDLGLSHSRKGFAPPERIIDNVFEAA from the coding sequence ATGACCCATCGCATCAAGATGATCGTTCCCGTGCCGGTGCCGCAGCAAGCCCTTGCCGCATTCGCCGGCCAGATCCCCGCCGGGCTGGTCCGGCCGGACATCGCCATCGAGTTCGCCTGCGCGGCGCGCGGCGGGGCGACGCTCGATTCCCTCTATGAAGGCACGATCGCCGATGCCTTCTGCCTGGAGGCGGGATGCCGCGCGGAGGAGGAGGGCTTCAGCGCGGTCTGCATCAATTCGATGAGCGATTCCGGCGTGGCAGCGCTGCGGTCGCGGTTGACCATCCCCGTGGTCGGCACGGCACAGGCGACCTATCATCTCGCCTGCCAGCTCGGCAAGAAATTCGCGATCCTGTCGATGTGGGATAACTGGCGCTGGCTCTATGACAAGGTCCTGACCGAACAGGGACTGCACCACCGCCTCGCCGCGATCCGCTCGATCGGCGTGCGCCCCGATACCGCCGAACTGCTGGCGGGCAAGGAGGACAGCGTCTTCCCGCTGCTGATGGACGCCGCGCGCCGCGCGATCGAGGAGGACGGGGCGGACGTGCTGGTGCTGGGATCGACCACCATGCACCAGTCGCACGCCTATCTCGCCGCGCACCTGCCCGTGCCGGTGCTCAATCCCGGCCTCGTCGCATTCAAGGCGTGCGAAACTTTGATCGACCTTGGCCTGTCCCATAGTAGAAAGGGCTTTGCGCCGCCCGAGAGGATCATCGACAACGTCTTCGAAGCAGCGTGA
- a CDS encoding AraC family transcriptional regulator codes for MTSVRSWDGSDLPLPSLTRLATRDINEVHDHMSRMFCPHDLRVEGGNPPLAFRHHQASLKSVTFNATDYGNPYGRVVVNIPPTDVLYLVQFSLRGVAQITQDNATFELHPGQMCVLGPDAKVRQMFGDGYKHFTVKMDKSGLEAILAQELGFRPGDLHFSPQPVRLEGAAAAFAQLVRTVCDNLDSGIETGLSGFNHARASGAVEETLQRLLLAAVPHNHSDLFDAPASCPAPYYVRRVEEFIHEHAQAPITLEEMIVVSGVSARSLHAGFRRFRNTTPMLYLKNHRLDLARRQLREGADTGVSVTEVALACGFTHLSKFARDYLERFGERPSMTLKRMSGR; via the coding sequence ATGACTTCTGTCCGCTCTTGGGATGGCAGCGATCTTCCGCTGCCCAGCCTGACGCGCCTAGCGACACGCGATATCAACGAGGTCCATGATCACATGAGCCGCATGTTCTGCCCGCACGACCTGCGGGTGGAAGGCGGCAACCCGCCCCTTGCATTCCGGCACCATCAGGCCTCGCTCAAGTCGGTCACGTTCAACGCCACCGACTACGGCAACCCCTATGGCCGGGTGGTGGTGAACATCCCGCCGACCGACGTGCTCTATCTTGTCCAGTTCTCGCTGCGCGGCGTCGCGCAGATCACGCAGGACAACGCGACCTTTGAGCTGCACCCCGGCCAGATGTGCGTGCTTGGCCCCGACGCCAAGGTCCGGCAGATGTTCGGAGACGGCTACAAGCACTTCACCGTCAAGATGGACAAGAGCGGGCTGGAGGCCATTCTGGCGCAGGAACTGGGGTTTCGGCCGGGTGACCTTCATTTCTCGCCGCAACCGGTTCGGCTCGAAGGCGCGGCCGCCGCGTTCGCGCAGCTTGTTCGCACCGTGTGCGACAATCTCGATTCCGGCATCGAAACCGGGTTGAGCGGGTTCAACCATGCGCGCGCAAGCGGCGCGGTGGAGGAGACACTCCAGCGGCTGTTGCTGGCCGCCGTGCCCCATAACCATTCCGACCTGTTCGACGCGCCGGCTTCGTGCCCCGCCCCCTATTACGTGCGCCGGGTCGAGGAGTTCATCCACGAACACGCGCAAGCGCCGATCACGCTGGAAGAAATGATCGTCGTTTCCGGTGTCAGCGCGCGGTCGCTCCATGCGGGCTTCCGGCGCTTCCGCAACACCACGCCGATGCTCTATCTCAAGAACCACCGGCTCGATCTGGCACGGCGGCAATTGCGCGAGGGCGCCGATACCGGCGTTTCTGTCACAGAAGTCGCGCTGGCCTGTGGTTTCACCCACCTGTCGAAATTCGCCCGCGATTACCTCGAACGGTTCGGCGAGCGGCCGTCGATGACGCTGAAGCGCATGTCCGGCCGCTGA
- a CDS encoding RES family NAD+ phosphorylase: MWTPTALASEARPWRGDAWRVVEAQHRISTNRLADGLADQARLEMLADAVKPDLPPETRGLHYLLASPFRYGHRNESRFRRANERPGIFYAAEREATAIAETAYWRLRFFQRSPGFVPPSTTSEHTSFTAALATASALDLTLPPFDNEAARWIDPLDYTACQDLAAQAREARIALIRTRSARDPGGGCNLVLFDPAAFARQQPVIRRTWHLRHEGGRLLALAAFPAEERFVFTAAQFGLG; encoded by the coding sequence ATGTGGACGCCTACCGCGCTCGCGTCTGAAGCCCGGCCATGGCGGGGTGATGCCTGGCGGGTGGTGGAAGCCCAGCACCGCATCTCCACCAACCGTCTGGCCGACGGACTGGCGGACCAGGCGCGGCTCGAAATGCTGGCGGACGCGGTCAAGCCCGATCTGCCGCCGGAAACGCGCGGGCTGCACTACCTGCTTGCTTCGCCCTTCCGTTATGGCCATCGCAACGAAAGCCGCTTCCGCCGCGCGAACGAACGCCCCGGCATCTTCTACGCGGCCGAGCGCGAGGCCACGGCCATCGCTGAAACGGCTTATTGGCGCTTGCGTTTCTTCCAGCGGTCCCCCGGGTTTGTACCGCCTTCGACCACGAGCGAACACACCAGTTTCACCGCCGCGCTGGCGACGGCTTCGGCGCTCGACCTGACACTTCCGCCTTTCGACAACGAAGCGGCGCGCTGGATCGATCCGTTGGACTACACGGCCTGCCAGGATCTTGCCGCGCAGGCGCGCGAAGCCCGGATCGCGCTGATCCGCACCCGCTCCGCGCGCGATCCCGGTGGCGGGTGCAATCTGGTGCTGTTCGATCCGGCGGCCTTCGCGCGCCAGCAACCGGTGATCCGCCGGACATGGCACTTGCGCCATGAAGGCGGCCGGCTGCTCGCGCTGGCGGCCTTTCCGGCGGAGGAGCGCTTTGTCTTCACTGCCGCCCAGTTTGGGCTTGGCTGA
- a CDS encoding antitoxin Xre/MbcA/ParS toxin-binding domain-containing protein, with amino-acid sequence MATRFDSPPRGDAEILTSALGRIADFWNFSNTKLGTVLGVSAATVSRLRSGRSVLDPASKSYEAGQFLLRLFRSLDALLGSDDAAARRWLETANLDLNARPLDLIDSFRGLISVCDYVDAYRARV; translated from the coding sequence ATGGCGACCCGGTTTGACAGCCCGCCGCGCGGCGATGCGGAAATCCTGACCTCCGCGCTGGGGCGGATCGCCGATTTCTGGAATTTCAGCAACACCAAGCTGGGCACGGTGCTCGGTGTGTCGGCCGCCACGGTCTCGCGCCTGCGCAGCGGTCGGTCGGTGCTCGATCCGGCTTCCAAGTCCTATGAGGCGGGCCAGTTTCTGCTGCGGTTGTTCCGCAGCCTCGATGCGCTGCTCGGCAGCGACGATGCTGCCGCGCGGCGCTGGCTGGAAACCGCCAACCTCGATCTCAATGCCCGTCCGCTCGACCTGATCGACAGTTTCCGGGGCCTGATTTCCGTGTGCGATTATGTGGACGCCTACCGCGCTCGCGTCTGA
- a CDS encoding non-heme iron oxygenase ferredoxin subunit encodes MTIKLCATRDIPAGEVIRVDLDDGRALAVYNLDGEFFATDDLCTHGDASLAEGEVDGGKILCPFHMGSFDIRTGEAIGAPCSIAVRTYCVSVSGDDVVIDA; translated from the coding sequence GTGACGATCAAACTCTGCGCAACCCGTGACATACCCGCCGGCGAAGTCATCCGCGTCGATCTCGACGACGGACGCGCGCTGGCCGTCTACAACCTCGATGGCGAATTCTTCGCGACGGACGATCTGTGCACGCACGGCGATGCCTCGCTGGCCGAAGGCGAAGTGGACGGCGGCAAGATCCTCTGCCCGTTCCACATGGGCAGTTTCGACATCCGCACCGGGGAAGCGATCGGCGCGCCCTGTTCGATCGCGGTCAGAACCTATTGCGTCTCGGTGTCCGGCGACGACGTGGTGATCGACGCCTGA
- a CDS encoding nuclear transport factor 2 family protein, with the protein MAEPTSGEYRLARLEARAEIGDLVARYALGADRKNDPAILGPLFAANAVWSAEGFADLVGRDAIAAGLAGLAADRVLWSIHYMVSPLIELAADLRSGRCHWYLWELCTMAPAAGDQGHASPTDTWFGGWYDSDVVLTPEGWRFSKVRLDVRLQGEAVPSWQFKKPVNL; encoded by the coding sequence ATGGCGGAGCCCACGTCCGGCGAATACAGGCTGGCACGGCTGGAGGCGCGTGCGGAGATCGGGGATCTCGTGGCGCGTTACGCGTTGGGGGCGGACCGCAAGAACGATCCCGCGATTCTCGGTCCGCTCTTCGCCGCTAACGCGGTGTGGTCGGCCGAAGGGTTCGCCGATCTCGTCGGCCGCGATGCGATCGCGGCGGGCCTGGCCGGTCTTGCGGCCGACAGGGTGCTGTGGTCGATCCACTACATGGTCTCGCCGCTGATCGAACTTGCGGCGGACCTGCGTTCCGGGCGTTGCCACTGGTACTTGTGGGAGCTGTGCACGATGGCTCCCGCAGCCGGTGATCAGGGGCACGCCAGCCCGACCGACACCTGGTTTGGCGGCTGGTACGACAGCGATGTGGTGCTTACGCCTGAAGGATGGCGCTTTTCCAAAGTGAGGCTCGATGTCCGCCTTCAGGGCGAGGCCGTGCCTTCATGGCAATTCAAGAAACCGGTGAACTTGTGA
- a CDS encoding aromatic ring-hydroxylating dioxygenase subunit alpha yields MNIQHRWLEKYPELGSGPIPTEPYISPAWYEQEKEKIFSKVWLCVGRASEIPKAGDYKVKRIEAAGTSAIIIRGKDGVVRAFHNMCAHRGNTVVTEIGEETYGKSKAAVVTCRFHGWVYGADGALKSVPSEERFYSCFDKAHNGLTEIALGVWEGFLFINVAPQPEQTLEEYLGDYAEHFRGYPFDEMDFGFTYRTELACNWKVAHDAFAEAYHVDTIHAGSFPNVFSTGLQNVKLMGPHRTCAVCLTLDAKPTPVSAVANAISGASLVSRRGESMLPKTINPDHRGDFAFELSVIFPNTLLHVSEGIWFTHQFWPTAHNRTVWEGRYYVRAPRTNAERWAIEHAMTLQRNAWLEDTATMEDTQRAMESRAKTQQHLQDDEILIRHSAAVVDQYVNA; encoded by the coding sequence ATGAACATCCAACATCGCTGGCTGGAAAAGTACCCCGAACTCGGCTCCGGTCCGATCCCGACCGAGCCTTACATCTCCCCCGCCTGGTACGAGCAGGAGAAGGAAAAGATTTTCAGCAAGGTCTGGCTCTGCGTCGGCCGCGCCAGCGAAATTCCCAAGGCCGGGGACTACAAGGTCAAGCGGATCGAGGCTGCCGGTACGTCGGCGATCATCATCCGGGGCAAGGACGGCGTGGTTCGCGCGTTTCACAACATGTGCGCGCATCGCGGCAATACGGTGGTGACCGAGATCGGCGAGGAAACCTACGGCAAGAGCAAGGCCGCCGTCGTTACCTGCCGTTTTCACGGCTGGGTCTATGGCGCGGACGGCGCGCTCAAGAGCGTGCCGAGCGAGGAACGGTTCTATTCGTGCTTCGACAAGGCGCACAACGGCCTCACCGAAATCGCGTTGGGGGTGTGGGAGGGGTTCCTCTTCATCAACGTCGCCCCGCAGCCCGAACAGACGCTGGAAGAATACCTGGGCGACTATGCCGAGCACTTCCGCGGCTATCCATTCGACGAGATGGACTTCGGCTTCACCTATCGCACTGAGCTGGCGTGCAACTGGAAGGTGGCGCACGATGCCTTTGCCGAAGCCTATCACGTCGATACGATCCACGCCGGCTCGTTCCCGAACGTGTTTTCCACCGGCCTGCAGAACGTGAAGCTGATGGGGCCGCACCGGACTTGCGCGGTGTGCCTGACGCTGGACGCCAAGCCGACGCCGGTTTCCGCCGTGGCCAACGCGATATCCGGTGCGAGCCTTGTTTCGCGCCGCGGCGAATCGATGCTGCCGAAGACGATCAATCCCGATCATCGCGGCGATTTCGCCTTCGAGCTGAGCGTCATTTTCCCGAACACGCTGCTGCATGTGTCGGAAGGGATATGGTTTACCCACCAGTTCTGGCCGACCGCGCACAACCGCACCGTGTGGGAAGGCCGCTATTACGTGCGTGCGCCCAGGACCAACGCGGAACGCTGGGCGATCGAGCATGCGATGACGCTCCAGCGCAACGCCTGGCTCGAAGACACCGCCACCATGGAAGATACCCAGCGGGCGATGGAGTCGCGGGCGAAGACGCAGCAGCACCTGCAGGACGATGAAATCCTCATCCGCCACAGCGCCGCCGTCGTCGACCAGTACGTCAACGCCTGA
- a CDS encoding acetamidase/formamidase family protein, translating to MSKTVEIKRSGATAKDDPNCFNRLHWALEPVARANPGDYVVYETRDAFDSQFDFDTTPEQVAACDLNRVHPMTGPVHIEGAERGDALAVTIVDIAPSDYGYTAIVPGFGYLRDVISGPFIANWKLDRLCAVSEQIPGVRIPMCAFPGSIGVLPGKPEVAAALEREGALAAAGGFVLMPDPGRAVPEKLFGEGAPYAAEGLRTVAPRENGGNMDIKAMQVGTTILFPVLVDGAGLWTGDIHFAQGDGEVCGTAVEMAARVTLKCEVIKGGGKDIVFPHVTGGSQLRNTEPGRFHAIVGMPVKKAGEVPPHLAYLDSPKVAALTNLSEDLSLAARDALLRMIDWIATNKGYTREQAYAICAAAVDLRIGQLVDVPNVIVSAVLPLDIFVE from the coding sequence ATGTCGAAGACCGTCGAAATCAAGCGCAGCGGAGCCACTGCCAAGGACGATCCGAACTGCTTCAACCGCCTTCACTGGGCGCTGGAGCCCGTCGCCCGCGCCAATCCGGGGGACTATGTCGTCTATGAGACGCGTGACGCGTTCGACAGCCAGTTCGATTTCGACACCACGCCTGAACAGGTCGCCGCCTGCGATCTCAACCGTGTCCATCCGATGACCGGCCCGGTCCATATCGAGGGCGCGGAACGGGGCGATGCGCTGGCGGTCACGATCGTCGACATCGCGCCGTCGGACTATGGCTATACCGCGATCGTGCCGGGCTTCGGCTATCTGCGCGATGTCATCTCCGGCCCGTTCATCGCGAACTGGAAGCTGGACAGGCTCTGCGCCGTTTCCGAGCAGATCCCCGGCGTGCGCATTCCGATGTGCGCCTTCCCCGGTTCGATCGGTGTGCTGCCCGGCAAGCCCGAAGTCGCCGCCGCGCTGGAGCGTGAAGGCGCGCTGGCGGCGGCGGGCGGCTTCGTGCTGATGCCCGATCCGGGCCGCGCCGTGCCGGAAAAGCTGTTCGGCGAAGGCGCGCCCTATGCCGCCGAAGGCCTGCGCACCGTGGCCCCGCGCGAGAACGGCGGCAACATGGACATCAAGGCGATGCAGGTCGGCACCACGATCCTGTTCCCGGTTCTCGTCGACGGGGCGGGCCTGTGGACCGGCGACATCCACTTCGCGCAGGGCGATGGCGAGGTCTGCGGCACGGCCGTGGAAATGGCCGCGCGCGTGACGCTGAAATGCGAAGTCATCAAGGGTGGCGGCAAGGACATCGTGTTCCCGCACGTCACCGGCGGCAGCCAGCTTCGCAACACCGAACCCGGCCGCTTCCACGCCATCGTCGGGATGCCGGTCAAGAAGGCGGGCGAAGTGCCGCCGCACCTCGCCTATCTCGACAGCCCGAAGGTTGCCGCGCTGACCAACCTGTCCGAAGACCTCTCGCTCGCCGCGCGCGACGCGCTGCTGCGGATGATCGACTGGATCGCGACCAACAAGGGATACACCCGCGAACAGGCCTATGCGATCTGCGCCGCCGCCGTGGACCTGCGCATCGGCCAGCTTGTCGACGTTCCCAACGTCATCGTTTCGGCGGTCCTGCCGCTCGACATCTTCGTCGAGTGA
- a CDS encoding TonB-dependent receptor, with amino-acid sequence MTQHNTPASPAGLTVHHTTRTFRLLVGASLLGLALPAVAAHAQSASAETSAGAAEEANTGVETITVTARRRAESLQDTPISISAMTGEGIAARGIENVTQIGDFTPNVKFNSSVPVSASNATAAIFIRGIGQNDYQLSADPGVGLYLDGVYISRGVGNVLDVLNIERVEVLRGPQGTLFGRNTIGGAVSVVTKKPSETLNGNIEATTGSFNRFQIKGSIDVPLAQGVYSSFAGFYHRRDGYVKGIVPGAPDLGDTDNLAGRFALRLEPSSNVTIDLAVDGSRTRENSAPNVALKINENAPAAQVWNALYSGAAAICTNLSNPARLSDQRCFNSQWAVGPYRHGGTFTSISSVFTNGNPRKYQSGSDVNIWGASGTVEWKISPEIAVKSITAYRKVTGFWTRDSDHSPATIVETNSDWKQDQFSQELQLQGKMLNGKFNWVLGGYYSSEHGNHRDLVNIVDAVFLSGAVLDGESLAFFGQGTYEIVHDLNLTAGVRWTQDKKTFGNANQYVVEAGFLTGAPYNPDGSGLKNGDPLMGPLGQRATIKDKAWTPMVSLSYRWSPELLTYASYSEGFKGGGFTQRVFPPFAFIPSFKPETSRTYELGFKSDLAGRRLRLNGAVFLNDYNNLQITVNDPTLGFAPIIQNAAKARIKGFELEMLARPVPALSIEAGIGYLDAKYRQVDLRALSAGVTTATRLQNAPKWTLSAGASYAIEAAGIGTFTPRIDWSYRSTVYNDAVNTPELVQPGYHLVNASIGFSDEDKRWGVTLGVKNLTKALYLGSGYADSFGGIIEGVYGRPREWYLSARTSF; translated from the coding sequence ATGACACAGCACAACACGCCGGCTAGTCCTGCCGGCCTGACGGTCCATCACACCACGCGAACCTTCCGGCTGCTTGTAGGCGCATCGCTGCTGGGCCTCGCCCTGCCCGCCGTTGCCGCCCACGCCCAGTCCGCATCCGCCGAAACGTCGGCCGGCGCGGCCGAGGAAGCGAACACCGGCGTCGAGACGATCACCGTAACGGCGCGCCGGCGCGCGGAATCGCTGCAGGATACGCCGATCTCGATCTCGGCAATGACCGGCGAAGGCATTGCCGCGCGCGGCATCGAGAACGTCACGCAGATCGGCGATTTCACGCCCAACGTGAAGTTCAACAGCTCCGTCCCGGTTTCGGCCAGCAACGCCACGGCCGCCATTTTTATCCGCGGCATCGGCCAGAACGACTACCAGCTTTCCGCCGATCCCGGCGTCGGTCTCTATCTGGACGGCGTCTATATCTCGCGCGGCGTGGGCAATGTGCTCGATGTGCTCAATATCGAGCGCGTCGAAGTGCTGCGCGGCCCGCAGGGCACCCTGTTCGGCCGCAACACCATCGGTGGCGCGGTCAGCGTGGTGACCAAGAAGCCGTCCGAGACGCTGAACGGCAATATCGAAGCCACAACCGGCAGCTTCAACCGCTTCCAGATCAAGGGCAGCATCGACGTTCCCCTGGCGCAGGGAGTCTATTCGAGCTTCGCCGGCTTCTACCACCGCCGCGACGGCTATGTGAAAGGCATCGTTCCCGGCGCGCCGGACCTGGGTGATACCGACAACCTTGCCGGCCGCTTTGCGCTTCGCCTCGAACCGTCCAGCAACGTGACCATCGATCTCGCCGTCGACGGATCGCGGACTCGCGAGAACTCGGCGCCCAACGTCGCGCTCAAGATCAACGAGAACGCACCCGCCGCGCAAGTGTGGAACGCGCTCTATTCCGGCGCGGCGGCGATCTGCACCAATCTTTCCAACCCCGCCCGGCTCAGCGACCAGCGCTGCTTCAACAGCCAGTGGGCGGTCGGCCCCTACCGTCACGGCGGCACCTTCACGTCGATTTCCAGCGTTTTCACCAATGGAAACCCCAGAAAGTACCAATCCGGCTCTGACGTGAACATCTGGGGCGCATCGGGCACGGTAGAGTGGAAAATCTCGCCCGAAATCGCGGTGAAGTCGATCACCGCCTACCGCAAGGTGACGGGCTTCTGGACACGCGATTCCGATCACAGCCCGGCCACGATCGTCGAAACCAACAGCGACTGGAAGCAGGACCAGTTCTCGCAGGAACTTCAGCTTCAGGGCAAGATGCTGAATGGCAAGTTCAACTGGGTGCTGGGCGGCTACTATTCGAGCGAGCACGGCAACCACAGGGACCTCGTCAATATCGTCGATGCCGTGTTCCTGAGCGGCGCGGTGCTTGACGGGGAAAGCCTCGCCTTCTTCGGCCAGGGCACTTACGAGATCGTGCACGATCTGAACCTGACCGCCGGCGTGCGCTGGACGCAGGACAAGAAGACGTTTGGCAACGCCAACCAGTACGTCGTCGAAGCCGGCTTCCTGACCGGCGCGCCCTACAACCCCGACGGGTCCGGGCTCAAGAACGGCGATCCGCTGATGGGGCCGCTCGGCCAGCGCGCGACGATCAAGGACAAGGCGTGGACGCCGATGGTCAGCCTTTCCTATCGCTGGAGCCCGGAGCTGCTGACTTATGCCTCCTACTCCGAAGGGTTCAAGGGTGGCGGCTTTACCCAGCGCGTGTTCCCGCCGTTCGCCTTCATCCCCTCGTTCAAGCCGGAAACCAGCAGGACCTACGAACTGGGCTTCAAGAGCGATCTCGCCGGCCGGCGCCTGCGCCTGAACGGCGCGGTCTTCCTCAACGACTACAACAACCTGCAGATCACCGTGAACGACCCCACGCTGGGCTTCGCGCCGATCATCCAGAACGCCGCCAAGGCCCGCATCAAGGGCTTCGAGCTGGAAATGCTGGCGCGCCCGGTGCCGGCGCTGTCGATCGAGGCGGGCATCGGCTATCTCGACGCCAAGTACCGTCAGGTGGACCTGCGCGCGCTGAGCGCGGGCGTGACGACCGCGACCAGGCTGCAGAACGCGCCCAAGTGGACGCTGAGCGCCGGCGCATCCTATGCGATCGAGGCCGCTGGCATCGGCACCTTCACGCCGCGCATCGACTGGTCCTATCGCTCGACGGTCTACAACGACGCGGTCAACACGCCGGAACTGGTCCAGCCGGGCTATCACCTCGTCAACGCCTCGATCGGCTTCAGTGACGAGGACAAGCGCTGGGGCGTGACGCTGGGCGTCAAGAACCTGACCAAGGCGCTCTACCTCGGCTCCGGCTATGCGGACTCGTTCGGCGGTATCATCGAGGGCGTCTACGGCCGTCCGCGCGAATGGTACCTCAGCGCGCGCACGTCGTTCTGA
- a CDS encoding nuclear transport factor 2 family protein, which translates to MTEPSSLEDRIARLEARRAIDDLIGALGRAFDSGPSADALRPLFTVEATFRIDRYGDLQGRDAIADGVAGNADAGFRWTLHYLVSPKVELAADRMVADVEFYLWEVATAASGRAYWIGGRYLATARSDRGQWRFSYLELIADLISHYPAGWSPKPGALADA; encoded by the coding sequence ATGACAGAACCATCGTCGCTTGAGGACCGGATCGCCCGCCTCGAAGCGCGGCGCGCTATCGACGACCTGATCGGCGCTCTGGGCCGGGCGTTCGATAGCGGCCCTTCCGCCGATGCGCTGCGCCCACTGTTCACCGTAGAGGCCACCTTCCGCATCGACCGCTACGGCGATCTGCAGGGCCGCGATGCCATTGCCGATGGCGTGGCCGGCAATGCCGATGCGGGTTTCCGCTGGACGCTGCACTACCTCGTCTCTCCCAAGGTGGAACTGGCCGCCGACCGCATGGTGGCCGACGTGGAATTCTATCTCTGGGAGGTCGCAACCGCGGCCAGCGGACGCGCCTACTGGATCGGCGGCCGTTATCTCGCCACCGCGCGGTCCGATCGGGGCCAATGGCGCTTCAGCTATCTCGAACTGATCGCCGATCTCATTTCCCACTATCCCGCGGGCTGGTCGCCAAAGCCCGGGGCACTCGCCGACGCCTGA
- a CDS encoding SRPBCC family protein, whose amino-acid sequence MTDPASTTLKPGAETFAHLGRSVAAIRAELGTEPVSVDAIRDPAIYELEREKIFRRTWLKVATTSELPAIGDYKVKDLPVVDASVLIVRGKDGVVRAFHNVCTHRGNKVVPSSDAETFGRARAGVVTCRFHGWVFGTDGPLRSVPLEDHFGTLDKACLGLREIACDTWEGFVFINMADPPEQTLAEYLGDFGTLFGGYPYAEATTAYRYSTVLECNWKVALYAFSEGYHVPTIHAGSLPGFRGIEHSDFKLIGPHASSTIYGLGMEAAASTAECARVLHGSAAHAPHPEQVPPGINPTRRADFQFELPNVFPNLLIHLAAGCGYPGMAFFTHQFWPLDHGRTLWEGINYFRPARNAAERVAQLHVNALHRNAWLEDTATMEDTFTGIRSGAVDTMQLMDQEFLIRHAARTLDRYLAA is encoded by the coding sequence ATGACTGACCCCGCCAGCACCACGCTGAAGCCGGGCGCGGAGACGTTCGCCCACCTCGGCCGCAGCGTGGCTGCGATCCGCGCCGAACTCGGCACCGAACCCGTATCGGTGGACGCCATCCGCGATCCGGCGATCTACGAACTGGAGCGGGAGAAGATCTTCCGCCGCACCTGGCTGAAGGTGGCGACCACGTCGGAGCTGCCCGCCATCGGTGACTACAAGGTCAAGGACCTGCCGGTCGTCGACGCCTCGGTGCTGATCGTGCGCGGCAAGGACGGCGTGGTCCGCGCGTTCCACAACGTCTGCACCCATCGCGGCAACAAGGTGGTGCCGTCCTCGGACGCCGAAACCTTCGGCCGCGCGCGCGCCGGCGTCGTCACCTGCCGGTTCCACGGCTGGGTCTTCGGCACCGACGGCCCGCTGCGCTCGGTGCCGCTGGAGGACCATTTCGGCACGCTCGACAAGGCCTGCCTCGGCCTGCGCGAGATCGCCTGCGATACCTGGGAAGGCTTCGTGTTCATCAACATGGCCGATCCGCCCGAACAGACGCTGGCGGAATATCTCGGCGATTTCGGCACACTGTTCGGCGGTTATCCCTATGCCGAAGCGACGACGGCCTATCGCTATTCCACCGTGCTCGAATGCAACTGGAAGGTCGCGCTCTATGCCTTTTCCGAAGGCTATCACGTTCCCACGATCCACGCCGGATCGCTGCCGGGCTTTCGCGGGATCGAACATTCCGATTTCAAGCTGATCGGCCCGCACGCCTCGTCCACGATCTACGGCCTTGGCATGGAAGCCGCCGCTTCCACCGCCGAATGCGCGCGCGTGCTCCACGGCAGCGCGGCCCATGCCCCGCATCCCGAGCAGGTTCCGCCCGGGATCAACCCGACGCGGCGCGCGGATTTCCAGTTCGAACTGCCGAACGTCTTTCCCAACCTGCTGATCCATCTCGCCGCCGGCTGCGGCTATCCGGGCATGGCCTTCTTCACCCACCAGTTCTGGCCGCTCGACCACGGGCGGACGCTGTGGGAAGGCATCAACTACTTCCGCCCGGCGCGCAACGCGGCCGAACGGGTGGCGCAACTGCACGTCAACGCGCTGCATCGCAACGCCTGGCTGGAAGACACGGCGACGATGGAAGACACGTTCACCGGCATCCGTTCGGGCGCAGTCGATACCATGCAGCTCATGGATCAGGAGTTCCTGATCCGGCACGCGGCGCGCACGCTGGACCGCTACCTCGCCGCCTGA